TGCTACCATCCGGAGACCATTCTGGAGACATTAATGGCTCCTTACTTGTTGTAATAGTAAAAGCGTTAAAACCATCATAATCTGATACACGTAATTCATAAGATGATACGCCACGTTGTACTACATAAGCAATTTTCGTTCTAAATGCACCGCGAATTTGAGTGAGCTTTTCAAATACTTGGTCGCTTACTGTATGTGCACCTTGACGAATTTGAGCAGCAGGTACAATAAATGAACCTTGTGCAATTACTCCACCGGCAGTCCCTGAAGTACCGAGGGTATCAATTAATTGATAAGCAATATTATAACCACCACCTGCAGCACTCACTTGCCCTACAACAATATTATCAATTCCGATAGCACTCCATTGATCTGCTACTACTTCACCTGCAGAACCTGGTTGTGCAGGCATTTGAGAACGCTCAAGCGGTGTAAATTTACCACTATTTCGCAAATCATCAGAAATAATCTGTGCTACATCAGCAGGCACACCACTTGCTTTAAATGGCACAACCGCAATTGGTTGAGCCATACTTACGCCTTCATCAATCGAAATTCTAACATCTGAATCTGCCACTACCGAAGTAGAAATTAACGCAGATACAATGCTTATTACACCCGATATACGAGAGAATAACTTCATTTTTAATCCTCTAAATTATTTAACTTTTAAACTAAAATCAAGCGTTGGAGATTTAAACATATTATACACCGCATCTGATGGTGCAGGTGGCACTTTTCTAGTTGCCACAATTGCACTTACCGCTGCATCACATACTGCTTTATCGCCACTGACCACTTGATAATTAGTGATTGTACCATCTCGGCTTAAGAAAATCTTAACATCACATTGTTTTCCTGCGAAACTCGGATCAACACGATATTTAGACTGAATTAATTTCTTAATTCGCTGACCGTATGCATTACCATCTACATTTGCACCTTGTCCTAAGCCGCTTGTACCACCTGAGCCTTGTGAACCTGATGAATTTTTATTACCGCCTTTGCTAGAGCCGCCACCAATATCGCCTCCACTTAGGAAGTCATCTAGAGCTTTATTATTCTTAGCTTGGGCTGCTTTCGCCTCAGCTGCAGCTTTGGCTTTAGCTTCTTTTTCGGCTTTTGCTTTGGCTTCTTTCTCAGCTTTCGCTTTAGCCTCTCTTTCTGCTTTCTCTTTCGCTTCTTTTTCAGCCTTCGCCTTAGCTTCTTTCTCAGCTTTTTCTTTCGCTTCTTTAGCCTGTTTTTCTTTCAGCTCTTTCTGCTCTTGTAGTTTCTTCTCAGCTTCAACTTTTTTCTGCTGTTCCAGTTTTTGCTGAGATTCCTTCGCTTTTTTCTCTTCTTCAGCTTGTTTTGCAGCAGCTTCTAAACGTTTTGCTTCAGCATCTGCTTTTAACTTCGCTGCTTCAGCTGCCTTTTTACGGGTTGCTTCCTCAGCTTGCTGTTTTTTCAACTCTTCTTGTTTAGCTTGCTCTTGCTTTTTCTGCTCTTCAATTTTTTCTTGACGCTCAATTTCTTGTTGGCGTTGCTTTTCTTGAATTGCCGCTAGCTCGGCTTGCTGCTGCTTTTGGATTTCCTCTGGAGTTGGTTTATCTTCCTCCACAGGCTCTTCAGCCGGTTCCTCTTTCGGTTCTTCTTTTGGCTCTACTTTTGGCTTTTTAGTTCCCTTTTTTTCTGCCATTAATTGACCGTATTCCGCAGCAACCTGTCCGGTATCAACCATTACTGCTTCGAAGCTGTCGCTATCGCCACCACTACCGCCAGCAGCAGCAAGCTCTGTTTTGGTGAAAAGAGACCCAAGCAATAATAATCCAATCAATAATATATGTAATAAGATCGAAATAATAACTGCAAGCTCTAGTCTATCTTGTTGAGATTTCACACGTTATCCTTGCTGATTATTTGCCTTCAGTCATTAAACCTACTGATTTAACCCCTGCGTCTTTAAGTAATGTGATACCTTTCATAATTTCTTCATAAGGTACAACTTTATCACCGGCAACTAAAAATAATGTATTATTATCTTTTTGAAATTGCTCTCCGGCATAAGCGATCACTTCTGCTTCAGAAATATTATCTTGCCCATTACTTTGCACATAGTTACCATCAATTTTTAATTTATATGCCCCCACACCCGCCACTTCTAAAATAACAGGCGTTTTATCTTCATTTGATACAGATTGACTATGTGTATCTTCAGGTAAATTAACTTCCACACTTTGACTGATAATAGGTGCTGTTGCCATAAAAATAAGCAATAGTACTAACAATACATCTAGGAATGGAACAATATTAATTTCCGATTTAATGTCATTACGTTTTACACGACGAATCGACATATTTCCCTCTTTTAAGATGCTTTTGCATCTATCATTAATTTATATAACGTAGCACTTTTAGCTACGCATTATTACTTTACAAGCGGTCGATTTTTTACTGAATTTTGCAAATTTTTATCAAAAAGAGACCGCTTGATGCTTATCTTTTTGAAAAGGCTTGACGATGCAATAAGGTTGTAAATTCATCAATGAAATTCACATAACCTTGTTCTACTTTACCTAAACGTAGATTTAAGCGGTTATACGCCATTACTGCCGGAATTGCTGCAAATAGACCAATCGCGGTTGCAATTAATGCTTCTGCAATACCCGGTGCAACAGATTGTAAGGTTGCTTGTTTAACTGCACTTAACCCCATAAATGAGTGCATAATTCCCCATACTGTACCAAATAAGCCAATATATGGGCTAATTGAACCTACTGTGCCTAAAAATGGGATGTAGTTTTCTAGGCTTTCCATTTCACGGTTTAACGCTAAATTCATTGCACGAGTTGAACCTTGAATGATAGATTCAGGTGCTTCAGGATTTGCTTGCTGTAAGCGGTTGAATTCTTTAAATCCGACATAGAAAATTTGTTCTGAACCGGTTAAAGCATCACGGCGATTTTCCAAACCTTGATGTAAGCGGTTTAAATCCTCTCCGGACCAAAAGCGATCCTCAAATGCTAACGAATCTTTTCTTGCTTTTGTTAATACTTTGCTACGTTGGATAATAACAGCCCAAGATAAAATGGAAAATACAACAAGGATCAACATTACGATCTTGACCACAATACTTGCTTCTAAAAACAACGATAGAAGGCTAAATTCAGTTTGCATTAATAAAACTCCGAATAGTTTTTAAATAGAAAAATTAATTTTTTGTAATGCTTGACGAATATCATCAGGAATTGCAACAGGTTTCATTTTAACGAGATCAACACTGGCAACTGTTACAGTTGCCTCACTTAAGCAGATATCTTGTTTCCACAAGGTTTGCTTAAACACCAAAGTAGCTTTTTTAAACTCTGAAATGGTTGTTTCTACGTTTAATAAATCATCTAAACGTGCAGGTAGCTTATACTCTATCTCAATCTTTTTAACAACAAAAGCAAGAGATTGACCAAAAAGTGCCTGCTGAGAAAAATTGTATTGCCTTAAAAATTCCGTTCTAGCTCGCTCGAAAAAATTAAGATAGTTAGCGTGATAAACTACCCCACCAGCATCAGTATCTTCGTAATAAACCCGAATCGGAAAATGCATACTTTTTCCTCTTTCTTCAAAATGAAAAAACGCCCAAAATTTAGGCGGAAAATTGGTTGCTATTGTAGAGATAGACAAATCGTT
The sequence above is a segment of the Mannheimia bovis genome. Coding sequences within it:
- the tolB gene encoding Tol-Pal system beta propeller repeat protein TolB, whose translation is MKLFSRISGVISIVSALISTSVVADSDVRISIDEGVSMAQPIAVVPFKASGVPADVAQIISDDLRNSGKFTPLERSQMPAQPGSAGEVVADQWSAIGIDNIVVGQVSAAGGGYNIAYQLIDTLGTSGTAGGVIAQGSFIVPAAQIRQGAHTVSDQVFEKLTQIRGAFRTKIAYVVQRGVSSYELRVSDYDGFNAFTITTSKEPLMSPEWSPDGSKLAYVTFEKKKAQVVVHDIRSGSRRVVAALQGHNGAPAFSPDGSRIAFASNQDGELNIYVVGSGGGTPSKLTSNAGNNTEPSWSPDGSTIYFTSDRAGAPQVYRMSSSGGGASPMGGRGSYNAKVSSDGKNLIMIAGDRVVKRDLASGGTEVLSSTFLDESPSISPNGIMVIYSSTKGTSKVLQLVSADGRFKANLPGAGGHYKFPAWSPYLTK
- the tolA gene encoding cell envelope integrity protein TolA, whose protein sequence is MKSQQDRLELAVIISILLHILLIGLLLLGSLFTKTELAAAGGSGGDSDSFEAVMVDTGQVAAEYGQLMAEKKGTKKPKVEPKEEPKEEPAEEPVEEDKPTPEEIQKQQQAELAAIQEKQRQQEIERQEKIEEQKKQEQAKQEELKKQQAEEATRKKAAEAAKLKADAEAKRLEAAAKQAEEEKKAKESQQKLEQQKKVEAEKKLQEQKELKEKQAKEAKEKAEKEAKAKAEKEAKEKAEREAKAKAEKEAKAKAEKEAKAKAAAEAKAAQAKNNKALDDFLSGGDIGGGSSKGGNKNSSGSQGSGGTSGLGQGANVDGNAYGQRIKKLIQSKYRVDPSFAGKQCDVKIFLSRDGTITNYQVVSGDKAVCDAAVSAIVATRKVPPAPSDAVYNMFKSPTLDFSLKVK
- the tolR gene encoding colicin uptake protein TolR, which gives rise to MSIRRVKRNDIKSEINIVPFLDVLLVLLLIFMATAPIISQSVEVNLPEDTHSQSVSNEDKTPVILEVAGVGAYKLKIDGNYVQSNGQDNISEAEVIAYAGEQFQKDNNTLFLVAGDKVVPYEEIMKGITLLKDAGVKSVGLMTEGK
- the tolQ gene encoding protein TolQ, which translates into the protein MQTEFSLLSLFLEASIVVKIVMLILVVFSILSWAVIIQRSKVLTKARKDSLAFEDRFWSGEDLNRLHQGLENRRDALTGSEQIFYVGFKEFNRLQQANPEAPESIIQGSTRAMNLALNREMESLENYIPFLGTVGSISPYIGLFGTVWGIMHSFMGLSAVKQATLQSVAPGIAEALIATAIGLFAAIPAVMAYNRLNLRLGKVEQGYVNFIDEFTTLLHRQAFSKR
- the ybgC gene encoding tol-pal system-associated acyl-CoA thioesterase gives rise to the protein MHFPIRVYYEDTDAGGVVYHANYLNFFERARTEFLRQYNFSQQALFGQSLAFVVKKIEIEYKLPARLDDLLNVETTISEFKKATLVFKQTLWKQDICLSEATVTVASVDLVKMKPVAIPDDIRQALQKINFSI